The following nucleotide sequence is from Triticum dicoccoides isolate Atlit2015 ecotype Zavitan chromosome 7B, WEW_v2.0, whole genome shotgun sequence.
caaatgcgatcataatcgcactcaagataacaattgatccaacggcataatgataccaagcctcggtatgaatggcatattttctaatctttctaatcttcaagcgcattgtatccatcttgatcttgtgatcatcgaccacatacgcaacatgcaactccaatatcatcttctcctccttaattttttttgttttttccttcaagaaattctttttttcttcaactaaatttaacctctcgacaatagggtcggttggaatttctggttcacatacctcctagataaataaaatttatgtcacgttggtcggcataattgtcataaacaataaatgaatcaaataattatataatatataccacatctaaatcatagacaggacgagggccagcgtggacggataccaaaaccatcgcactaaataataagaagcaataataaaagtaagaaaattatacaagtatctatctaaatatgTACacacaagtaagatttttttcctttcagacaGAAGATAAAAACaaaaggctcaccacggtggtgccggcgatgagatcggcgcgggtgatgaacggcggtgaagatggggacgggacatgacggaccgctaaatctagacaaatattgagaaaaatgaagcttgaaggtcgagcttggagaggagaaagcttaagtagtgtggctcgggcattccatcaaacacctcgtgtgcataggaggtgagctatagcaccacaaagccctctcccctcgTCGGGCAGAAAAAACAGAGGAGTGTGCTCTTCTCTTATACGGGGGGTATATATAGGCTAAACggcaacctttggtcccggttcaagccaccaaccgggaccaatggtggtgggccaggagcgaggctcaCTGGTCCCGGtttatcccaccaaccgggaccaaaggggccagacgaaccgggaccaatgcccccacaagGCCCGACGGGCCCCCTGAcctcacgaatcgggaccaatggccccaTCGGTCCCCGTTCGTCActggaccgggactaatgggcttatctggcctgaacgaaagccctgttttctactagtgcttgagTCATCTatttaaagttagtacaaagttgagtcatctattttgtaaTGAAGGGAGtagtccttaggggcacgtgcacaaagacttgacaaggtcaagccggctctggtAGAGGAGCGGCGACAGAGGCGCGGCGACGACTCGTTCTAGCGGTAGTAGCGGTCATTCCGTGGACTCGGAATCTCGatttaatttttattatgtttgagattcTTTCTATTTCCGGTGAACTTTTGTAATAGAGTTAATCTTTTCATAAAGAAAAAAAGTATGGTTTATTGATGTGAAATCCTTATATGCTTAGAAAAAATAGTTAGCAGGAGGGTCAACCCGGCCCGGCCGCGCCGCCCATAAAGCTGCCGCACTCCAGGAACTCCGGTGAGGTGAGGCGTGTCGCCATCGGAAAAAGGTTGGGTTGGAGACCAGAGTAGCGTCGTATCAACTGCTCCATTTCTCGGATAAGATAATATATAGGAGTATATAAAATGAGAACCGAGCTGCTCCATTGCTCTTTCTCTTTGGCAGTACTAGAAAAAGAAGGCCGGTTTTGGACAGAAATGCCTTTTAGAGCTCGAGCTCCTGCGATCccactttttttttgaaaaaaatgtatTTCTAAGTTTCAAGAAAAAATGATTTCGTTACACTAGTTCATATGGGTTTTTTTTTCGTGAGAATCTTAATTAGTTCATATGGTTGAGTGTACTGGTTTCATCACTATGAACCCCTTGCGGAGAAATAGAGTTTCAAGATTAAGCAATTCAATTTCCGCATaagtattttttttaaaaatccGCATAAttattttttcgcgaatacgcaaagcttgcgtatcattgcattgataaaAAAAGTAAGAGTGAATACAGGCAGTAGTACAACACATGGCACGAACGCAGAAGGCGTAAACATGGTGCACGGAGCAGAGACATGGGATGCTCAACCCAGACACAGACACAACACAGCTAAACTCGCCACCCTGTAAGCAGCCCAAACCAACCGAACATGACAACCAACATCTCTAAATCCACTGCCGAGGACACCGCAAACAAACAAGACGGCGCCTTCATGAAGGAGAACGACGCCgagacgccgtcgccgcccgatcTGGATAACCGGACCTAGGGTTTTCCCTGCTGCTCGAAGAGGGGCACAGATGACGGCCATGGCAGCGCCTCCAAGAAGGTGACGGTACCCGTAGGTGTCGCTGCTGCCAGCATCGAAAGATCGAGCAAGGATTTCGCCTTGGCTAGATTCTGAGCAATCCCAAGCCGTCGGAGCAAGATTCCGAGAAGAGGAAGCCAAGTCCTCAGTTGAAACTGCCACCGTAGGAAGGGGAGCTGCGTCCGCTGCCGAAGGAGGCACCAGACATCGCCGGACATGAGAGCTACAGATCGGGCGGAGGGGGGGGCATGGAGGTGGGCAAGGTTGGGCGACCGGGTGGATGACATAGGGGAAGCGAAGGTGGTCGGGGGACCCGGACAAGCCAAGATTTGGAGAGAACGCAAATCTGGGCCGCCGGGACCGGAGCCGCAGGGGCGCAAACGTGCCAAAGGAGCCGGAAGGAGACGCAGCTCCAAGAACACGCCTAAGCCGGAGCCGCACCGGGATGGACACCGGCCAACAAGGACATCTGCAGGGTGGGTTGCGAAGCCACCAAGATGCTGACAAGCCGGAGGAGCTGGAAGGGACGCAGCTCACGCGGGGGGCCAGATCTGGAATCGCATTGGACAACCATGGACAGGGGAGGGAAGCGCATGTCCATGAATTCCAGGGACAAAGCCGCACCTGCAGGCTAGGAATCGCGCAAGGGGATGGCACGCCGGGCGCACTCCCGGCCGGGCGAGCTGCAGAGGCAGCTGCCGCCGGGTAACCAAGGACACCGTAGATCCGTAGCTCGAGGGGAAGGGAGCGGGTGGGGCAGATGCCACAGCACGAACGGAGGGAGCTGCACGTCGGAGGAGGCCAGGGGCCCAGCACGGCCGTGCTGACCAGCCCTTCGTCGCCGACGGCGCAGGGATGGGCGGAGGTGGACGGCGTTTTGCACCATATGATCGGGGTACCCctatctcatcttcttcctcttgggAGACCGGTGCATACCTTCCTTTTCCTCATCCTTCTCGCCATCTCCCTCCTCGTGGATTTTTCGGTCTCACCATCGCCAAGTCAAGGCATTACCACATTGTCACTAGGTTGTCATTACCTCGGTAACAGTTTCGGttagctcccctccccctcctcattCTTCGTCCTCCTTCCTTCACTCATGCACTCCCTCCACTAGTTCGGGCAAGCGTTCACTATCAAGAATGAAGACTGAACGCTCGCGTGGTAAAATTTTCCTCTCACCTTCAGGAGTAAATATTCTTTCTTTaattttagtataaagttgggttatctattttggaacggagggagtacatagaaaTGAGTGTATGTGCGCATGTATGAGCATGTGTGTCTGCCTCTGCACTGTGTTGAAAAAAGGGATAATATAATGCTGCATTTCATCTGAGTGCTGGTACTAATTAACAGCCAGCATCCCCCCTAAATATAGGAGATCATTTCCCTCCATTGGTGATTAACCTCTCGTAGCTCTGGCCGGAACCTCCTCCGCTCGCTCCATCCTTCCCGGCGCGCCGTTTCGAGCCCTCCGTCGAGATGGCGGCATCCTACCGCCGCCGCCACATGCCACGGAGCTAGCCCTCCAGAAAGAGAGGCAGCAATGGCGGTCCCATCGTCGTCCTTGTTGTCGTCGCTGCTGCTCCTCGCGCTCCTGCTGCATCATTGCTCCGCGGCCCAGGATCACGGCAGCGCCGCCGTCATCGTCAACATCTCGGCCCTCGAGGACGTCGTCCGCGACCGCGCGTTCGAGCTGCTCCACCGCACCGACAAGCTCGTGGGCGTGCCCCTCACGGCCTGCCCGTCGCCGTGCGGCCTCGTCGAGGTCCAGGCCTCGGCGCTGCGCGTGCGGAGCAGCTCCCTCTGGGCCGACGGCGTCAACGCCACCGCCGCCGACACCGCGGGGTTCACCGTGCCGCCGCGCGTCGTGCCGTCCCCGTTCGCCCGCCGCGTCGACGTCGTCTTCGAGCGGTTCGTCGGCGGCAACTCCTCGTCCGGCGCGCTCTTCGCCGCGCCGCCCGGGTACGCGCTGGCTGCCCCCGTGGCCGCGCTGCTCGCGTACGACGTGTCGACCGGAAACAACGGCAGCAGGGCTGTCGGACTCCGGGCGCTCGGCGCGCCGGTCCGCCTGGAGTTCGGGTACCTCGCGCCTGCGGCGGCGAACGGGACGCCGCCGTTTAACGCCACGGCGGCAAGGTGCGTAACCTTCGCGGTGGACAGCGGGAAGGCCAAGGCCGTGGCCACGCACGCCATGGCGTCGGACACCGCGTGCACGGTGACCGGCACGGGCCACTACGGCGTGGCGGTGCGGCTGCAACCGCCACCGCCTTCGCTGACGCCGCCGACGCCGCAGCCGCCTGCAGCGGTGCGGGAGCGGTGGTGGGCGTGGATggcggtggccggcgtcggcggggtggtggtggtgggcttCCTGGCGGCCACCGTGGTCGCGGCGGTGCGGTGGAGCAGGAGGCGCAGGAGGGAGGAGATGGACCTGCGGGCGCTGGccggggaggagctggggaggatgGCGGTGCGGGGGAGCAGGATGCCGGCGGCGAAGATGGTGAGGACGCGGCCGGAGCTGGAGGACGGGAGCCCCATGGCGTGGCGGCGCTAGCTCCTCCGCCGGTCGCACTGTCGCCGCCTTGATTAACTAGGTGTACCTTTTTTCTCAGCATCAGATATTCAGACTTGTATTGTTGTTGTACAGTATTACACACAGTACTTTGTAgtactctatatatatatatgatattttGTGTACACTCGGGTTAAAAATGTACATTGAAATAGGTAGGTTATTATCTTGAGAGCAACATCTCACTGCATGTTCTTGAGAACTAGCAGCAGATTGCAATAGACTGTCCCACTTCATTTACTGAATCTAATAAGTTGCTGTTCTGATGCTCCATCCAGGATAGAACAAAACTCAAAACTGTGACTGAAATATAGTGCTGATATGCACATTATTTGGTGTCACCAAATTCACAAGAAGGAACATCTGGCCATGAAAAAAAATACATACACATTACATGCATGGCTATGAAAAATACATCATCATTTCTTCTCCTAAGAACTTCGAACGATTTAACGATGGTGATAGCAGGGTTACAGATTTCCTCCCATTTTATACTTCTATATTTGTTTGCTGGAGCAAGAAACTGGGATTTACTCTGTTCCAACTTCAGTGCTTGTGAAGAGCGGCAACGGTCAACAAACATAAGCTCAATTGTACATCACTCAAAATTTAGGTAACAATACATAGTTAACAAAGTTACAGAGAATTACTGCACGACGGCACTGCGTCTTCTTCAGATTCCAAATAGAGATGAACTCCTCCGGAGTACGAGAACAGAGTGCCGTATATCTGTTCTCCAAGCATGTCCACTCTCTGAAACTGATTATTGTACATCTCCTGAGAAACTGCTGCAGTGAACACGTATCATCAACAATCTCTACTAATTGTTTCCGTTCGATGTGTATGACCAATACTCGTTGACCAGTTCGCGGAAGAGAGATCCTTCAGTTTCCATGAGCTTCGCAGGTTTATCATACTCCACTGCTTTCCCTGGAAGTGTTCATATATAGCCActgaaaaaaatagcgcgctataaCGCCGCTAATAGCACGTATAGCATATAGAGAATTGTCTCGCTAAATAAATCAATGTAT
It contains:
- the LOC119341034 gene encoding uncharacterized protein LOC119341034, with the protein product MAVPSSSLLSSLLLLALLLHHCSAAQDHGSAAVIVNISALEDVVRDRAFELLHRTDKLVGVPLTACPSPCGLVEVQASALRVRSSSLWADGVNATAADTAGFTVPPRVVPSPFARRVDVVFERFVGGNSSSGALFAAPPGYALAAPVAALLAYDVSTGNNGSRAVGLRALGAPVRLEFGYLAPAAANGTPPFNATAARCVTFAVDSGKAKAVATHAMASDTACTVTGTGHYGVAVRLQPPPPSLTPPTPQPPAAVRERWWAWMAVAGVGGVVVVGFLAATVVAAVRWSRRRRREEMDLRALAGEELGRMAVRGSRMPAAKMVRTRPELEDGSPMAWRR